From the Glandiceps talaboti chromosome 12, keGlaTala1.1, whole genome shotgun sequence genome, one window contains:
- the LOC144443608 gene encoding neuralized-like protein 4, which translates to MKNSFFFFSITRLPPRTAAFDYFINWHVAFYGTTEIALKPILRAGQIPLPGDKTTTTSEQNISMDGFKANENEIILSPSIRYAGHDEYALPNDYTDVDTGDMIAYKAKVVFQVMVEPGSYRVRPARFEGAEDPKFNNQEIEWYTENRGTVMYALLVNLEEK; encoded by the exons ATGAAAAAcagtttctttttcttctcGATCACAAGGCTTCCACCAAGGACAGCAGCATTTGATTATTTCATAAACTGGCATGTGGCCTTCTATGGAACTACAGAGATTGCCTTGAAACCAATACTGCGGGCCGGACAAATACCCTTACCAG GTGACAAAACAACGACAACATCAGAACAGAATATTTCAATGGACGGATTCAAAGCTAATGAAAATGAGATTATTCTGTCTCCTAGTATTCGATATGCTGGCCACGATGAATATGCCCTGCCAAACGA TTATACAGATGTGGATACCGGAGATATGATTGCGTATAAGGCAAAAGTGGTTTTCCAGGTCATGGTTGAACCTGGGAGTTATAGAGTTCGGCCGGCAAGATTTGAAGGTGCAGAGGATCCCAAGTTCAACAACCAAGAAATAGAGTGGTACACAGAGAACCGTGGAACTGTTATGTATGCTTTACTTGTAAACCTAGAGGAAAAGTAA
- the LOC144443607 gene encoding monocarboxylate transporter 9-like: MRPINTIDEDKEEETSQDLDTEIRQRNSGNCLVSFAKCSGFWLFYQYKMFIVLMIASTFGDLGYYIVVFLLVPNAVDKGIPKMESAFLVPVIGIASLISKILQGFFTDKLHDKLEYILSFTMLTIGIAAFSVPWMNSFGLLICSAAVVGFSIGIYYPVLYVTVKGIVGGNNYAVGFGFTIFFCGIGDTIGSPVGGWLFDVTQSYNWAFFLAALVNIICAILLLVIAIHGRKNRSLGRVV; the protein is encoded by the exons ATGAGACCTATCAATACTATTGATGAAGACAAGGAGGAGGAAACATCTCAAGATTTGGATACAGAAATAAGACAACGGAATTCAGGGAATTGTCTTGTATCGTTTGCCAAGTGTTCAGGATTCTGGCTTTTCTATCAATATAAGATGTTTATCGTTCTCATGATTGCTTCTACTTTTGGAGATTTAGGCTATTATATTGTGGTATTTTTACTGGTACCAAACGCTGTTGATAAAGGCATTCCTAAAATGGAGTCTGCATTTCTAGTTCCTGTTATTGGGATTGCATCGTTGATTTCAAAAATTCTGCAAGGTTTCTTTACAGACAAACTCCACGACAAGCTTGAGTACATACTGTCATTCACTATGCTAACTATTGGAATTGCTGCATTCAGTGTGCCATGGATGAACAGTTTTGGATTACTGATTTGTTCTGCTGCAGTCGTAGGGTTTTCTATTGGTATATACTACCCTGTATTGTACGTAACAGTTAAGGGTATTGTGGGAGGTAACAACTATGCGGTTGGCTTCGGGTTTACAATTTTCTTCTGTGGCATTGGAGATACTATTGGTTCTCCTGTAGGAG GCTGGTTGTTTGACGTCACTCAAAGTTACAACTGGGCGTTTTTCCTCGCTGCACTGGTAAACATAATCTGTGCAATACTATTGCTAGTTATTGCAATACATGGCAGGAAGAATAGGAGTCTTGGCAGAGTTGTATGA